A single Fusarium oxysporum Fo47 chromosome IV, complete sequence DNA region contains:
- a CDS encoding pyridoxal phosphate-dependent transferase has product MGFLSQRAIEAVGGLDLPWRFAPRGDYDADHNPNGLISFGTAEHALVTEELKEFTDKNVTISHDDFLYRGSHAGGPRFPKALAAHLNEYFQPYSPVTPDMIRCVGAATAMHDILAWGVADPGDGVLTSRPVYGRFELDFGNMSQVRVVYSNNKIEEAFQGDIVEKFEEALLRSRKAGVNVKMVLIVNPHNPLGRCYHKSTLISIMQFCQEYRLHLLSDEIYACSVFDTDEPAVPFTSILSIDPTGLIDPELLHVTYGLSKDFGAAGLRLGAIITRSQPVLRAIEAAMRFNNPSGASLAIGSALLEDRAWCRAFIDSSRLKLAQAHRHITSQLSDMGIKYLPGSNAGFFVWVDLSPYLPSEFDGELNQEFALAKRLHKVGVFLHPREEHSIEPGWFRMVYSQDPRTVTEGLRRIHKAIS; this is encoded by the exons ATGGGTTTCCTATCGCAAAGAGCCATAGAGGCGGTTGGCGGACTAGATCTGCCATGGAGGTTCGCACCGAGGGGGGACTATGATGCAGATCATAACCCAAATGGTTTGATATCATTTGGCACAGCTGAGCAT GCCTTGGTAACTGAAGAGTTGAAGGAGTTCACAGACAAGAAC GTCACTATCTCACATGATGATTTCCTCTATCGAGGTAGTCATGCAGGGGGTCCTCGCTTCCCCAAAGCCTTAGCGGCCCACCTCAATGAATACTTCCAACCGTATAGCCCTGTAACTCCTGACATGATTCGATGCGTTGGTGCTGCTACCGCAATGCACGATATTCTTGCATGGGGAGTCGCGGATCCCGGCGATGGCGTCCTGACCAGCAGACCTGTATATGGCCGGTTCGAGCTTGATTTCGGTAACATGTCTCAGGTCAGAGTCGTATACTCCAACAATAAGATAGAAGAAGCGTTCCAAGGGGACATTGTCGAAAAGTTCGAGGAGGCGTTGTTGCGCTCTCGAAAGGCTGGGGTTAATGTCAAGATGGTACTAATCGTTAATCCCCATAACCCCCTTG GACGCTGTTATCATAAGTCAACGCTCATCAGTATAATGCAATTCTGCCAGGAATATAGACTGCATCTACTGAGCGATGAGATATACGCCTGCTCTGTTTTCGATACAGATGAGCCTGCAGTCCCCTTTACCTCGATACTTTCAATTGATCCGACTGGTCTTATAGATCCAGAACTTCTTCATGTCACTTATGGTCTTAGCAAAGACTTCGGTGCAGCTGGTCTTCGACTTGGTGCCATAATCACTCGCAGCCAACCTGTCCTCCGGGCCATCGAAGCGGCCATGCGATTCAATAACCCTTCTGGAGCCAGCTTGGCTATTGGAAGCGCCTTGCTTGAGGATCGAGCGTGGTGTCGAGCTTTTATTGACTCTTCAAGGCTGAAGCTCGCCCAAGCCCATCGCCATATCACGTCCCAGCTCAGCGACATGGGTATCAAGTACTTACCCGGCAGCAATGCAGGGTTCTTTGTCTGGGTAGATCTATCCCCATACCTTCCATCTGAGTTCGACGGAGAGTTGAACCAAGAATTTGCTCTCGCGAAACGGTTGCATAAGGTGGGCGTGTTTCTGCATCCTCGCGAGGAGCATTCTATTGAGCCGGGATGGTTCCGAATGGTATATTCGCAAGATCCAAGAACTGTTACCGAGGGGCTCCGGAG AATCCATAAAGCAATATCTTAG
- a CDS encoding uncharacterized protein (expressed protein) has translation MRAVTFACPLDLKNDVFQQPKTPEFDLTAMSWYSDVTHEVERLTSGYRLVLTYKLFAAGEDELSASTFFHQTKGLKSMLARFRTDLPKVGKLLYPLDHLYTESSLCLRNLKGRDRSIGRYLNEIFDIDDCDEYQDQTTLRTLYNLNGDQLSSELVLNLEDFLDYDIGREAPDIEDEGGLFAFFRKSYRELKAPLLLFLLQHMSSERTGSFKKFPELYKFTHEHDGQLDFPVEKLKSGLITGRWSQGSELVEQLKEGYIKLCGTRSLADIGAELQNFQRQGALAPI, from the exons ATGAGGGCTGTAACGTTTGCTTGTCCTTTGGATCTCAAAAACGACGTCTTTCAACAGCCCAAAACTCCCGAGTTTGACCTCACAGCCATGTCCTGGTATTCAGATGTGACACATGAAGTCGAGCGACTGACATCTGGATATCGACTCGTCCTCACCTACAAACTCTTTGCAGCGGGGGAAGATGAGCTATCGGCCTCCACCTTCTTCCATCAAACCAAGGGTCTCAAATCCATGCTGGCTAGGTTTCGGACTGACCTCCCCAAAGTCGGTAAACTTCTGTACCCCCTAGACCACCTTTACACAGAGTCAAGCTTGTGCTTGAGAAATCTTAAAGGCCGCGATCGATCCATTGGGCGCTATTTGAACGAGATCT TTGACATAGATGACTGTGATGAGTACCAAGATCAAACTACCCTCAGGACTCTGTACAATCTGAACGGTGATCAACTTTCTTCAGAACTCGttctcaaccttgaagaTTTCTTGGACTACGATATTGGGAGGGAAGCCCCTGATATCGAGGATGAAGGGGGGTTGTTTG CTTTCTTCAGAAAATCGTACCGAGAGCTGAAAGCTCCCCTTTTGTTGTTTCTTCTACAGCACATGTCATCTGAGAGAACTGGTTCATTCAAGAAATTCCCTGAGCTCTACAAATTCACCCATGAGCATGATGGACAATTGGATTTCCCAGTAGAAAAGCTCAAATCTGGTCTGATTACGGGCCGGTGGTCTCAAGGCAGTGAACTCGTCGAGCAGCTGAAAGAAGGCTATATCAAATTGTGCGggacaagaagcttggcGGATATTGGAGCGGAACTGCAAAACTTTCAACGACAAGGAGCTTTGGCTCCCATTTGA